Proteins from a single region of Undibacterium sp. KW1:
- a CDS encoding MFS transporter yields MLRDLVYRRLWTSILISSFGAQVTMLALPLTAALLLHASATQMGMLTFMEILPFVLLSLPSGVWLDRVRKLPVYVVGEIMISISVASVPVAWWLGYLNMTWLYVVGFMIGVVNTTAGTASQIVLTQIVPRDRLVEAHAKNALATSGAEVAGPATAGALIKLLGAPIALLADAILLLTSAVILRGIHVNEVREPRADAHFWRDLKAGLSFVANKPLLIALALTVGGWQLCYNAALVVQILFATRELGLSEQAVGLSYMGMGVGTIIASVYGSRISRTIGPGPCMVLGVAVCGLGWGLLALAPTNNWGIAAFGFMLMCFSIGGVLIFINFLALRQAVTPEAMLGRMTSTMRWLILIPAGPGALIGGWLGEHMGLRYALGFAGGAALLLAILAAKNPIIRGITALPRLSKQEEMQQV; encoded by the coding sequence TTGTTACGCGATCTTGTCTATCGGCGTCTCTGGACCTCGATACTGATCAGCTCGTTTGGTGCCCAGGTCACCATGCTGGCCCTGCCGCTGACTGCCGCCCTGTTACTGCACGCCAGTGCCACCCAGATGGGCATGCTGACCTTCATGGAGATCCTGCCCTTTGTCTTGCTGTCTCTGCCTTCAGGTGTATGGCTGGACAGGGTGCGCAAGCTGCCAGTGTATGTAGTTGGCGAAATAATGATATCCATTTCGGTCGCCAGTGTGCCTGTGGCCTGGTGGCTGGGTTATCTCAACATGACCTGGCTGTATGTAGTCGGCTTCATGATTGGTGTAGTAAATACCACTGCTGGCACAGCTTCGCAAATCGTGCTGACACAGATCGTGCCACGAGACCGCCTGGTGGAAGCACATGCAAAGAATGCACTGGCAACCTCAGGTGCAGAAGTTGCAGGCCCCGCCACGGCTGGTGCATTGATCAAGTTGCTGGGTGCACCGATAGCCTTGCTGGCTGATGCCATTCTTTTACTGACATCCGCTGTGATCTTGCGAGGCATTCATGTCAATGAAGTCAGGGAGCCACGTGCAGATGCACACTTCTGGCGTGACTTGAAGGCAGGCCTGTCTTTTGTCGCCAATAAACCTCTGCTGATCGCGCTGGCCTTGACAGTAGGTGGCTGGCAGCTTTGCTATAACGCGGCGTTGGTGGTGCAAATCCTGTTTGCCACGCGTGAATTGGGTTTGTCTGAACAGGCAGTTGGTCTCAGCTATATGGGTATGGGTGTGGGCACCATTATCGCCAGCGTATATGGCAGCCGCATCAGCCGCACTATTGGGCCGGGTCCGTGCATGGTGCTGGGCGTGGCAGTCTGTGGTCTGGGCTGGGGTTTGCTGGCCTTGGCACCGACCAATAACTGGGGTATCGCTGCATTTGGTTTCATGCTGATGTGTTTCTCCATAGGCGGCGTACTGATCTTTATCAACTTCCTGGCCTTGCGTCAGGCAGTCACGCCAGAAGCCATGCTGGGCCGCATGACCAGCACCATGCGCTGGCTGATACTGATACCGGCAGGCCCTGGCGCCTTGATCGGTGGCTGGCTGGGTGAGCATATGGGCTTACGTTATGCCCTGGGTTTTGCCGGTGGCGCAGCCCTGCTGCTGGCAATACTTGCAGCAAAAAACCCTATCATCCGCGGCATTACAGCCTTGCCACGCCTGAGTAAACAAGAGGAGATGCAACAAGTTTAA
- a CDS encoding DUF1653 domain-containing protein: MMFEKPVVMIDFETSGMSPEQGGRVTEVAALRIVGGEIVDRYVSLINSNVRIPYFITELTGITQAMVDKAPPASEVLPELVEFIGNDTLAAHNASFDEKFLLAESDRLGLWPAHDGVICSVKLARRVFPGLSTYSLGPLAASMGIRFKGSAHRAEADAEVASNLMLRIASELGQRYGYSAIDPRLLQDINKLAAAKVPAFLKKHRAAEIAADAAPVHLLKTKGVQRFRHYKGGIYELVCEATQESDLSPVIVYRAHDGSIWTRPRSVFFEMLQINGAEVMRFTPIKE, translated from the coding sequence ATGATGTTTGAAAAACCTGTAGTCATGATTGACTTTGAAACCTCCGGCATGTCACCAGAACAGGGAGGGCGCGTTACCGAAGTGGCAGCATTGCGCATCGTCGGTGGTGAAATTGTTGACCGTTATGTCAGCCTCATCAACAGCAATGTGCGTATCCCTTACTTTATTACTGAATTGACAGGCATTACCCAGGCCATGGTCGATAAAGCACCCCCAGCATCTGAAGTGCTGCCTGAACTCGTGGAGTTTATTGGTAACGATACATTGGCTGCGCACAATGCCAGTTTTGATGAGAAGTTCTTATTGGCCGAGAGCGATAGGCTGGGCCTGTGGCCTGCCCATGATGGCGTGATTTGCTCGGTCAAACTGGCGCGCAGGGTGTTTCCTGGCTTGAGTACTTATTCCTTGGGCCCACTGGCAGCTTCCATGGGCATACGTTTCAAAGGTTCTGCTCACAGGGCAGAGGCAGATGCAGAAGTCGCATCAAATTTGATGTTGCGCATAGCCAGCGAGCTGGGCCAGCGTTATGGCTATTCCGCAATTGACCCGCGCTTGCTACAGGATATTAACAAGCTGGCAGCAGCCAAAGTGCCTGCATTTTTGAAAAAGCACAGAGCGGCTGAGATTGCGGCTGATGCGGCGCCGGTGCACTTGCTAAAGACCAAGGGTGTGCAACGCTTTCGCCACTACAAAGGTGGTATTTATGAGCTGGTGTGCGAGGCAACGCAAGAATCTGATTTAAGCCCCGTCATTGTTTATCGCGCCCACGATGGTTCCATCTGGACCAGACCCAGGTCGGTCTTTTTTGAAATGCTGCAGATCAATGGCGCAGAAGTCATGCGCTTCACGCCCATCAAGGAATAA
- a CDS encoding peptide MFS transporter translates to MSTIKQRLAAVPEGAGALFFIQIFATLGFAVLYSTLVLYATKKLGFTAKDATAIMGVFGAFNYGLHLFGGYLAGRFISNRNLFVGGMILQVIGCATISVGTSATMYWGLAFFLTGSGLNVTCLNLMLTQRFKPEDNRRESAFLWNYAGMNLGFFIGFTAAGYYQLQEDYASLFIFATIGNFMAIVLAAINWRRLCDLNTTLLDATANQFRWRFLVGLAVMAGLVPLVEFMLHRAEMTGNLVMIISIAIAVIFIILTAIHKEPRERNNMTAYVLLTIGSLVFWTLYQMAPMGLQLFAVSNVDRMVWGYEVAPQWIQNINSFVIMFGGPLMAMLFDKLRAKGWNIDIPRQFSASLIIIGLGFLVLPIGIATAASNGLVAFKWIFISYILQSIAELLISPIGYAMIGKLAPRQYQGVMMGTWMLVTGTASILASKFSGLIPDATEGLASSTNPTYNYIFSLLGWSSVGVGIVLIVLIPVLRKLITDGPPKQASAAANPLTQTEQAKPA, encoded by the coding sequence TTGTCCACAATCAAACAAAGACTGGCTGCCGTACCTGAAGGCGCAGGCGCATTGTTTTTCATACAGATTTTTGCCACCCTGGGCTTTGCCGTACTGTATTCCACCCTGGTACTGTATGCGACCAAGAAGCTGGGCTTTACTGCCAAGGATGCCACGGCCATCATGGGTGTGTTTGGTGCATTTAATTATGGTCTGCATTTGTTTGGTGGTTATCTGGCAGGTCGTTTTATCAGTAACCGCAACCTGTTTGTTGGTGGCATGATCCTGCAAGTCATAGGCTGTGCGACTATTTCCGTAGGTACTTCAGCCACCATGTACTGGGGACTGGCCTTCTTCCTGACGGGTAGTGGTCTGAACGTCACCTGTCTTAACCTGATGCTGACACAACGCTTCAAACCTGAAGACAATCGTCGCGAAAGCGCCTTCCTGTGGAATTATGCAGGCATGAACCTGGGCTTTTTTATTGGCTTCACCGCTGCCGGTTATTACCAGCTGCAAGAAGACTATGCCAGCCTGTTTATTTTCGCCACCATAGGCAACTTCATGGCGATCGTACTGGCGGCAATCAACTGGCGCAGGTTGTGTGACCTGAACACCACCCTGCTTGATGCCACCGCAAACCAGTTCCGCTGGCGCTTTCTGGTCGGTCTGGCGGTCATGGCTGGCCTGGTACCGCTGGTTGAATTCATGCTGCACCGCGCTGAGATGACGGGCAACCTGGTCATGATCATCAGCATTGCGATTGCTGTCATTTTCATCATCCTGACTGCCATTCACAAAGAGCCACGTGAACGTAATAATATGACGGCCTACGTCTTGCTGACCATAGGTTCGCTGGTATTCTGGACACTGTATCAAATGGCCCCGATGGGCTTGCAACTGTTTGCCGTCAGCAATGTAGATCGCATGGTCTGGGGCTATGAAGTTGCGCCGCAATGGATACAAAACATCAATAGCTTTGTCATCATGTTTGGCGGCCCGCTGATGGCGATGTTGTTCGACAAGTTGCGTGCCAAGGGCTGGAATATAGATATTCCGCGTCAGTTCTCTGCTTCACTGATTATCATCGGTCTGGGCTTCCTTGTCCTGCCCATAGGCATAGCAACTGCTGCCAGCAACGGCCTGGTGGCTTTCAAATGGATATTCATCAGCTACATCCTGCAAAGTATTGCTGAGCTGCTTATTTCGCCTATCGGTTATGCCATGATAGGCAAACTGGCACCGCGCCAGTATCAGGGCGTCATGATGGGCACCTGGATGCTGGTAACCGGCACAGCATCTATTCTGGCCAGCAAATTCTCAGGCCTGATCCCTGATGCGACAGAAGGTCTGGCCTCATCCACCAATCCAACCTATAACTACATTTTCTCTTTACTGGGCTGGAGTAGTGTTGGCGTAGGCATCGTCCTCATTGTCCTGATCCCTGTCTTACGCAAACTGATTACCGATGGGCCTCCCAAGCAGGCATCGGCAGCAGCAAACCCGCTGACGCAGACTGAGCAGGCTAAACCGGCATAA
- a CDS encoding XdhC family protein codes for MDSIDLEVLKTCDAWIKAGQACELVTVIKTWGSSPRPEGATLAIAGSGQVVGSVSGGCIEDDLIERVQRDGMQRHLPEIVTYGITADEAHRFGLPCGGTIELAIEPLSARSKVDALLQGLQRHELLARRLDLHTGEVTLDRADPGQQLQITDDALTTVHGPRWRLLIIGAGQLSRFLASIAVGMDYQVTVCDPREEYRSGWQVEGVQLIHAMPDDLVLEMQLDSRSAVVALTHDPKLDDLALMEALKSDAFYVGAIGSRINNAKRRERLKEFDLNDEQLAKLHGPIGLYIGSKTPAEIAISILAELTAVKNRILLPAEVNVAHAKSTLT; via the coding sequence ATGGACAGCATAGATCTCGAAGTACTTAAAACCTGTGACGCGTGGATCAAGGCAGGACAAGCCTGCGAACTGGTCACTGTCATCAAGACCTGGGGTTCCAGTCCAAGGCCGGAAGGCGCGACGCTGGCTATTGCCGGTAGTGGGCAGGTGGTGGGCTCGGTCTCTGGCGGCTGCATAGAAGACGACTTGATAGAAAGAGTGCAGCGCGACGGCATGCAGCGTCATTTGCCAGAGATCGTCACCTATGGCATTACCGCAGATGAAGCTCACCGTTTTGGCCTGCCTTGTGGTGGCACGATAGAGCTGGCTATAGAGCCTTTATCAGCGCGCAGCAAGGTGGACGCTTTATTGCAAGGTTTGCAAAGGCATGAATTGTTGGCGCGACGTCTGGATTTGCATACGGGGGAGGTGACACTTGATAGAGCCGATCCGGGTCAACAATTACAGATTACGGATGACGCTTTGACGACCGTACACGGCCCGCGCTGGCGCTTGCTCATCATAGGAGCCGGGCAGTTGTCACGCTTTTTGGCCAGTATCGCAGTAGGCATGGATTACCAGGTCACAGTCTGCGATCCGCGTGAAGAATACCGCAGTGGCTGGCAGGTAGAGGGCGTGCAATTGATTCATGCCATGCCCGACGATCTGGTACTGGAAATGCAACTGGATAGCCGAAGCGCCGTGGTCGCCCTGACGCACGACCCTAAACTGGACGATCTGGCCCTCATGGAAGCCTTGAAGTCTGATGCTTTTTATGTCGGTGCTATCGGTTCGCGCATTAACAATGCCAAGCGACGCGAGAGATTAAAAGAGTTCGACCTCAATGACGAACAACTGGCAAAACTCCATGGCCCCATAGGTTTGTATATAGGTAGCAAGACACCAGCCGAGATTGCGATTTCCATACTGGCTGAATTGACCGCTGTAAAAAATCGCATTCTGCTGCCTGCAGAAGTCAATGTCGCCCATGCCAAATCCACGCTAACCTGA
- a CDS encoding PhzF family phenazine biosynthesis protein, with translation MTNYAFRLLNVFAEETLGGNPLCVFEDATGMSDEQMQALALQFNLSETVFVLPSEVATARMRIFTPDAEMPFAGHPSLGSAQVVGSLSNSSQISLECKAGLVDLRLENGIWTLTTPHKGDPVVKASGLSVAQAASLMGLDEGDIHSVPLWINTGSEQMLLPLNSREAVLRATPDVSKLPVWPANSLGRKSVYVFAFDEPTSEDERLSVTARYFFAKQGGGFAEDPGTGSACANLGGWWQHQGRDLPISMRIAQGAQVRRPCQLYLDVAADKSIRVGGKVIEIAQGQLQI, from the coding sequence ATGACTAACTACGCTTTTCGTCTCTTGAATGTGTTTGCCGAAGAAACCCTGGGTGGTAACCCGCTATGTGTATTTGAAGATGCCACGGGCATGTCAGATGAACAAATGCAGGCACTGGCTTTGCAGTTCAATTTGTCGGAAACAGTGTTTGTATTGCCCTCAGAAGTCGCTACCGCCAGAATGCGTATCTTCACGCCAGATGCAGAAATGCCCTTTGCCGGGCATCCGAGTCTGGGTTCGGCGCAGGTGGTTGGCAGCCTCAGCAATTCCAGCCAGATTTCGCTGGAATGCAAGGCAGGCCTGGTTGATCTGCGTCTTGAGAATGGTATTTGGACACTGACCACGCCTCATAAAGGCGATCCAGTGGTCAAAGCCAGTGGTCTTTCTGTCGCGCAAGCAGCTTCTTTAATGGGTCTGGATGAAGGCGACATTCATTCTGTGCCGCTGTGGATCAACACTGGTAGCGAACAAATGCTGCTACCCCTGAATTCACGCGAAGCGGTTTTACGTGCCACGCCAGACGTCAGCAAGTTGCCTGTCTGGCCTGCCAATAGCCTGGGGCGCAAGTCTGTCTATGTATTTGCTTTTGATGAGCCAACGTCAGAAGACGAACGTCTGTCCGTAACGGCGCGTTATTTCTTTGCCAAGCAGGGCGGCGGCTTTGCCGAAGACCCGGGCACAGGTTCTGCATGCGCCAACCTGGGTGGCTGGTGGCAGCATCAGGGGCGTGATTTGCCCATCAGCATGCGCATAGCCCAGGGCGCGCAAGTCAGGCGTCCATGCCAGCTTTACCTGGATGTGGCGGCAGACAAGAGCATACGGGTAGGGGGCAAAGTAATAGAAATTGCACAAGGCCAGCTGCAAATCTAG
- the ribBA gene encoding bifunctional 3,4-dihydroxy-2-butanone-4-phosphate synthase/GTP cyclohydrolase II, which translates to MSMSTTQEIVAELRAGRMVILVDEEDRENEGDLIMAAEFVTPEAINFMAKFGRGLICLTLTEERCDQLNLAMMTSRNGTSFGTNFTVSIEAAEGVTTGISAADRARTVQVAVDKKSTAADIVQPGHIFPLKAQRGGVLMRAGHTEAGCDLAELAGLTPASVICEIMKDDGTMARLPDLIEFAKEHDMKIGTIADLIHYRSQTESIVDRVAEREMHTVHGSFKALVYRDKPSGSAHLALVHGDISREKEALVRVHQPVSIIDLLESQATTHSWNVAAAMAAIKKADSGVIVLLNCGETAEQLFDQFKALDTPETKPAGRAARMDLRNYGIGAQILKDVGVGKMKLLANPRKMPSMTGFNLEVVGYLDKPCADK; encoded by the coding sequence ATGAGCATGTCTACTACCCAGGAAATCGTTGCCGAATTGCGCGCTGGCCGCATGGTGATACTGGTTGATGAAGAAGATCGAGAAAACGAAGGCGACCTGATCATGGCCGCAGAGTTCGTCACGCCGGAAGCCATCAATTTCATGGCCAAGTTTGGCCGTGGCCTGATTTGTCTGACGTTGACAGAAGAACGTTGTGATCAATTGAACCTGGCCATGATGACCAGCCGCAATGGTACCTCCTTTGGTACCAACTTCACCGTATCGATAGAAGCGGCGGAAGGCGTAACTACCGGTATCTCTGCCGCTGACCGTGCCCGCACGGTACAGGTTGCTGTTGATAAAAAGTCCACTGCGGCCGACATCGTCCAGCCTGGCCATATTTTCCCGCTGAAGGCGCAAAGAGGCGGTGTCCTCATGCGTGCTGGCCATACTGAAGCCGGTTGCGACCTGGCTGAGCTGGCTGGTCTTACACCGGCATCAGTGATTTGCGAAATCATGAAGGACGACGGCACGATGGCACGTCTGCCTGATTTGATCGAGTTCGCCAAAGAACATGATATGAAAATAGGGACGATTGCCGACCTGATTCATTATCGCAGCCAGACAGAGAGCATCGTAGATCGCGTGGCCGAGCGTGAAATGCATACCGTGCATGGCAGCTTCAAGGCTCTGGTATATCGCGACAAACCCAGTGGCTCTGCCCATCTGGCGCTGGTGCATGGCGATATCAGCCGTGAAAAAGAGGCTCTGGTGCGTGTACATCAGCCGGTATCCATCATCGATTTGCTGGAAAGCCAGGCTACCACGCATTCATGGAATGTCGCGGCCGCCATGGCAGCCATCAAGAAGGCAGATTCCGGCGTTATCGTCTTGCTCAACTGCGGCGAGACTGCAGAACAGTTGTTTGACCAGTTCAAGGCACTTGATACGCCAGAAACCAAACCCGCAGGCCGGGCTGCGCGTATGGACTTGCGCAATTACGGCATAGGTGCACAGATTTTGAAGGATGTAGGCGTAGGCAAGATGAAATTGCTGGCCAATCCACGTAAGATGCCGTCCATGACAGGATTTAATCTCGAAGTTGTTGGGTATCTCGATAAGCCGTGCGCAGACAAATAA
- the ribH gene encoding 6,7-dimethyl-8-ribityllumazine synthase: MTVGHYEANLDGAGVRVGIVQARFNDNIGNGLLDACLAELSLLGVLNEDILHVTVPGALEVPLALQKLAETNQFDALIALGAVIRGETYHFELVSNESGAGITRVGLDAGIPIANAILTTENDEQAEVRMQEKGRDAARVAVEMANLTLALEELAEATEDVHYDA; this comes from the coding sequence ATGACAGTTGGACATTACGAAGCAAATCTGGATGGCGCAGGCGTACGTGTAGGTATCGTACAGGCGCGTTTTAACGACAATATTGGCAATGGCTTGCTGGATGCCTGCCTGGCAGAATTGTCACTGCTGGGCGTACTCAATGAAGACATCCTGCACGTGACTGTGCCAGGTGCACTGGAAGTGCCACTGGCCTTGCAAAAACTGGCAGAAACCAATCAATTCGATGCCCTGATCGCCCTGGGTGCAGTTATCCGTGGTGAAACCTATCACTTTGAGCTGGTATCGAATGAATCAGGCGCGGGCATCACCCGTGTTGGCCTGGATGCTGGCATCCCTATCGCCAATGCCATCCTGACGACAGAGAATGATGAGCAGGCTGAAGTGCGCATGCAGGAAAAAGGTCGCGACGCCGCCCGCGTTGCCGTAGAAATGGCCAACCTGACCCTGGCCCTGGAAGAACTGGCAGAAGCCACAGAAGACGTGCACTATGATGCCTGA